Within candidate division WOR-3 bacterium, the genomic segment CCTGGCCAGACTGAATATTTTGCCCGAGAATTTGGTGTTGATAAACATGGTATGCTTGCTTGGTCAAAAGAACTAAAAATTATTCTGGTAACAATCCATCATCCATTAAAAGATGTGCCTAAATTAATTACTAAAGAGAATGTGTTAGAAAAAATAATTCTCTTAAATAACTATCTAAACCATTATGAAAAGATTAAAAGCCCTAAAATTGGGGTATTTTCTCTAAATCCTCACGCATTTGAGTTCACTTGTGGTGCTGAATATAGTATTGTCAAGGCAATCAAACAGGCACAGAAACAAGGTATCAAAGTATATGGTCCGATTCCTGCGGACAGCATCTTTGCGGACAGATGTAAGCGAACCGCGATAAATGGTTATGTTGCAATGTATCATGACCAAGGAATGTTGCCCGTGAAACTTTTGTCTCAAGGAACCGGAGTCAATGTAACATTGGGCTTACCTTTTATCCGTTCTTCGCCATTGCACGGAGTTGCATTTGATATTGCGGGTCAAGGTATTGCTAATCCTCGGGCGATGTACAATGCAATCACATTGTGTTTGAATCTAACCAAGTAGAATTACTTGCCTTATAATAAATAATAAATTATAATTATTCTATGCGACATATATATTTAGACAATCATTCAGGAACCAAAATTGACGACCGGGTCTTGAAGGCAATGTTTCCTTATTTCACAGAATATTATGGCAACGCCCAGAGTATGCATTCTTTAGGTGCAAAGTCCTATGAAGCAATTCAAAAAGCCCGTGAGCAAGTAGCAGATTTGATTGGTGCGAATAGTTCAGAAATTTATTTTACTTCTTGCGGTTCAGAATCAAATAATCTGGCAATTAAAGGTGTTGCCGAAGCCTATAAATCTAAAGGCAAACATATTATTGTTTCCAGCATTGAACATTTTTCTGTGCTCTATTCTGCTCGACGCTTAGAACAATCGGGTTTTGCTATTACTTATCTGCCGGTTGATAAATATGGATTAGTCTCACCTGATGATTTAAGGCAAGCAATTAGAGATGATACGATTTTAATTTCAATTCAGCATGCTAACCCGGAAATCGGCACAATTCAATCAATTGCAGAATTAACTAAAATTGCCAAAGAGAAAAATGTTTTATTTCATACTGATGCAATTGCAACTGTTGGCACAATTTTGGTTGATGTTAATAAATTAGGGGTTGATTTATTAAGTTTGTCTGGTTCGCAATTCTATGGTCCTAAAGGTGCATCTGCACTTTATATTAGAAAAGGTATAAGAATTATTCCCCAGATTGATGGTGGCATTCAAGAAGCTGGTCGCAGAGCAGGAACAGAAAATGTGCCGGCAATTGTCGGCTTAGGCAAAGCATCGGAAATTGCTAAACAGGAACTTGGGACTAATTATAATAAAATGCTTAAATTAAGAAACCGATTAATTAACGAACTACCAGAAAAGATCGAATATATTTATCTAAATGGACATCCAGATAAGCGACTGCCCAATAATGTCAATTTTTCTGTTGAGTTTATTGAAGGTGAAGGAATGCTGTTATTTTTGGATGAGAAAGGAATCTATTTAACCAGCGGTTCGGCTTGCACTTCTAAAGCACTTAAGATGTCACATATCTTATCGGCAA encodes:
- the pdxA gene encoding 4-hydroxythreonine-4-phosphate dehydrogenase PdxA, whose amino-acid sequence is MIGITIGDPSGIGPEIVLKAISTKSLPKDKLIIIGNRKLLENLPKKILHNAKNILPSLIECKVIDAFENFSYEFGKPQKKCGIASLLQLNLAIHLLKVGEIKGIVTAPVSKTALSLAGFLFPGQTEYFAREFGVDKHGMLAWSKELKIILVTIHHPLKDVPKLITKENVLEKIILLNNYLNHYEKIKSPKIGVFSLNPHAFEFTCGAEYSIVKAIKQAQKQGIKVYGPIPADSIFADRCKRTAINGYVAMYHDQGMLPVKLLSQGTGVNVTLGLPFIRSSPLHGVAFDIAGQGIANPRAMYNAITLCLNLTK
- a CDS encoding cysteine desulfurase — translated: MRHIYLDNHSGTKIDDRVLKAMFPYFTEYYGNAQSMHSLGAKSYEAIQKAREQVADLIGANSSEIYFTSCGSESNNLAIKGVAEAYKSKGKHIIVSSIEHFSVLYSARRLEQSGFAITYLPVDKYGLVSPDDLRQAIRDDTILISIQHANPEIGTIQSIAELTKIAKEKNVLFHTDAIATVGTILVDVNKLGVDLLSLSGSQFYGPKGASALYIRKGIRIIPQIDGGIQEAGRRAGTENVPAIVGLGKASEIAKQELGTNYNKMLKLRNRLINELPEKIEYIYLNGHPDKRLPNNVNFSVEFIEGEGMLLFLDEKGIYLTSGSACTSKALKMSHILSAIKVEPAIAQGSITMTLSKYNTDEDIDYLLQELPPIVKKLRDLSPLYAYFLKTGKRQEAGPGTDYEHHHEQTE